Proteins encoded in a region of the Planococcus shixiaomingii genome:
- the dnaN gene encoding DNA polymerase III subunit beta → MKFEIKRERLVEGLNDVMKAVSSKTTIPILTGIKMDVSAEGMRLTGSDSDITIQSFIPAEENGEQIIRVAQGGSIVLQAKVFGEIIRKLPTNDVEIEITGNFQTHIRSGKSEFHLIGLDALDYPQLPDIQDDRLFTIPADLLKSIIRETVFAVSSSETRPVLTGVHWEVKDGELVCVATDSHRLARRKTKLETLPEGEYSVVIPGKSLTELNKILDDTSDAVEIVMTNQQVLFKSKHILFFSRLLEGNYPDTSRLIPSEHKTMVTVNGRSLLQAIDRASLLAREERNNVVRFSTNSGNEVEVSSNSPEVGKVEEQLQAQSIEGEELKISFSAKFMMDALKAIDGQDVVIQFTGAMRPFILKSALDDSILQLILPVRTY, encoded by the coding sequence ATGAAATTCGAGATAAAGCGTGAACGTTTAGTCGAAGGTTTAAATGATGTAATGAAAGCTGTCAGTTCAAAAACGACAATTCCAATCTTGACGGGAATTAAAATGGATGTATCAGCAGAAGGTATGCGATTAACGGGAAGCGACTCAGACATTACGATTCAATCGTTTATCCCAGCGGAAGAAAACGGAGAACAAATTATTCGTGTAGCTCAAGGAGGAAGTATTGTCCTTCAAGCGAAAGTATTCGGAGAAATTATCCGTAAGTTGCCGACAAACGACGTGGAAATCGAAATTACAGGGAATTTCCAGACTCATATTCGTTCAGGAAAATCAGAATTTCATTTAATCGGGTTGGATGCATTGGATTATCCACAATTACCGGACATTCAAGATGATCGCTTGTTCACCATTCCAGCTGATTTATTGAAATCAATTATCCGCGAAACTGTATTTGCCGTTTCAAGTTCTGAAACACGCCCGGTATTGACGGGAGTTCACTGGGAAGTAAAGGACGGGGAATTGGTTTGCGTTGCTACAGACAGCCACCGTTTAGCACGCCGCAAAACGAAACTGGAAACTTTGCCTGAAGGTGAGTACAGCGTCGTAATCCCTGGCAAGAGCTTGACGGAACTGAACAAAATTTTGGATGACACTTCAGATGCAGTAGAAATCGTCATGACGAATCAGCAAGTTTTGTTCAAATCGAAACACATCTTATTTTTCTCTCGTCTATTAGAAGGGAATTATCCGGATACGTCCCGATTGATTCCTTCTGAACATAAAACGATGGTTACAGTAAATGGCCGATCGCTTCTTCAAGCTATCGACCGGGCATCGCTTCTTGCTCGTGAAGAGCGCAATAACGTTGTCCGTTTTTCTACAAATTCAGGCAACGAAGTGGAAGTATCGTCAAATTCACCGGAAGTCGGAAAAGTAGAAGAGCAGCTTCAAGCACAAAGTATTGAAGGAGAAGAACTGAAAATTTCCTTTAGCGCTAAATTTATGATGGATGCCTTAAAAGCAATCGACGGACAAGATGTCGTCATTCAATTTACAGGAGCTATGCGTCCGTTCATTTTGAAGTCAGCTTTGGACGATTCTATTTTGCAGCTTATTCTTCCTGTCCGAACATATTAA
- the yaaA gene encoding S4 domain-containing protein YaaA, translating to MKEIGIETEFITLGQLLKMTDTISSGGMAKWFLSEHEVFVNGELEDRRGRKLRPADEVRIPEVGEFLIVVAEGMSFNAD from the coding sequence TTGAAAGAAATCGGGATTGAAACAGAATTTATTACCCTTGGCCAATTATTGAAAATGACAGATACTATAAGTTCTGGCGGAATGGCAAAATGGTTTTTAAGCGAACACGAAGTTTTTGTTAACGGTGAATTGGAAGATCGCAGAGGCCGGAAGCTGCGCCCTGCAGATGAAGTTCGCATTCCAGAAGTCGGAGAATTTCTTATTGTCGTCGCTGAAGGCATGAGCTTCAATGCGGATTGA
- the recF gene encoding DNA replication/repair protein RecF (All proteins in this family for which functions are known are DNA-binding proteins that assist the filamentation of RecA onto DNA for the initiation of recombination or recombinational repair.), which produces MRIDHLELLNYRNYETLNLSFSPEINVFIGQNAQGKTNIMESLYVLSMAKSHRSSNDKELIRWDADYAKIKADVYRKYGKLPLEITLSKKGKNAKVNHLEQRRLSEYIGQLNVVMFAPEDLNLVKGSPQVRRRFIDMEIGQISPVYLHDLLTYQKLLKQRNHLLKQNYGKKSIDDVMFDVYTDQFIEAAVKIIRKRYQFMDLLQKWAEPIHQGISRGLEQLQIRYQPISGLKPEWTSEEMASFLAQKLAEVRKRELERGLTLVGPHRDELQFFVNGYDVQTYGSQGQQRTTALSLKLAEIELIKQEVGEAPVLLLDDVLSELDDYRQSHLLNTIKGSVQTFVTTTSVEGIQHETIQSARLFEVSQGTVKE; this is translated from the coding sequence ATGCGGATTGACCATCTCGAGCTCCTAAATTATAGGAACTACGAAACGCTCAATTTGTCTTTTTCTCCCGAAATCAACGTCTTTATCGGGCAAAATGCACAAGGGAAAACCAATATTATGGAGTCTTTATATGTTTTATCTATGGCAAAATCACATAGATCTTCAAATGATAAAGAATTGATACGTTGGGATGCAGACTATGCTAAAATTAAAGCTGATGTTTACCGCAAGTATGGGAAATTACCCCTTGAAATAACGCTGTCAAAAAAAGGCAAAAATGCAAAAGTTAATCATTTGGAACAACGGCGGCTCAGTGAATATATCGGCCAATTGAATGTGGTGATGTTCGCTCCAGAGGACTTGAATTTGGTCAAAGGAAGCCCGCAAGTGCGGCGGCGATTCATCGACATGGAAATCGGCCAGATTTCGCCCGTTTATCTGCATGATTTATTAACGTACCAAAAACTTTTAAAACAGCGAAATCACTTGCTTAAGCAAAATTACGGCAAAAAGTCGATTGATGACGTTATGTTCGATGTATATACAGATCAGTTTATAGAAGCTGCGGTGAAAATTATCCGCAAACGTTATCAGTTTATGGATCTTCTGCAAAAATGGGCTGAACCAATCCATCAAGGCATTTCTCGAGGACTGGAACAACTTCAAATCCGCTATCAACCCATCAGCGGTTTAAAGCCCGAATGGACGTCAGAAGAAATGGCGTCTTTTTTAGCGCAGAAATTAGCTGAAGTACGGAAACGGGAATTAGAGCGTGGTTTGACACTTGTCGGTCCTCATCGGGATGAATTGCAGTTTTTTGTCAATGGCTATGATGTGCAGACATATGGCTCCCAGGGACAGCAGCGGACCACTGCCTTATCGTTGAAACTGGCGGAAATCGAATTGATCAAGCAAGAAGTGGGAGAAGCGCCTGTTTTGTTATTGGACGATGTGTTATCCGAACTGGATGATTACCGCCAATCCCATTTGCTGAATACCATTAAAGGATCCGTGCAGACGTTCGTTACAACAACCAGCGTCGAAGGAATTCAGCATGAAACGATTCAAAGTGCGCGCCTTTTTGAAGTGTCCCAAGGCACTGTCAAGGAGTGA
- the gyrB gene encoding DNA topoisomerase (ATP-hydrolyzing) subunit B, with the protein MAMEEKDLQQSYDANQIQVLEGLEAVRKRPGMYIGSTSSRGLHHLVWEIVDNSIDEALAGHCDEIQVTIEPDNWIRVEDNGRGIPVGMQEKMGRPAVEVIMTVLHAGGKFGGGGYKVSGGLHGVGASVVNALSEVTEVYVNRDGKRHYIKFERGAVTEELHVIGDAENTGTTIRFKADGEIFQETTVYEFDLLDHRLRELAYLNRGLKIIARDAREGEEKEKTYHYEGGIKSYVEHLNKSKDPLHEEAIFVEAEKEGITVEVAMQYNAGYAANIFSFANNINTHEGGTHESGFKTALTRVVNDYARKNGMLKEQDANLTGDDVREGLTAIISVKHPDPQFEGQTKTKLGNTEVSTIVNNLFSGGFERFLLENPSVSRKIIEKGIMASHARMAAKKAREFTRRKSVLEVSSLPGKLADCSSRDPKISEIYIVEGDSAGGSAKSGRDRHFQAILPLRGKILNVEKARLDKILTNAEIRNIITALGTGIGEEFNLDKARYHKVVIMTDADVDGAHIRTLLLTFFFRYMRPLIEAGYIYIAQPPLFQIKQGKHVEYVYTDAQLKEALSKLSNIPKPNIQRYKGLGEMNATQLWDTTMDPDVRTLLQVTLEDAMTADETFHMLMGDDVEPRRNFIEENARYVKNLDV; encoded by the coding sequence ATGGCAATGGAAGAAAAAGATCTTCAGCAGTCATATGATGCAAATCAGATTCAAGTTCTTGAAGGACTGGAAGCTGTTCGCAAAAGACCCGGAATGTACATCGGTTCCACAAGTTCAAGAGGGCTTCACCATTTAGTTTGGGAAATTGTGGATAATAGTATCGATGAAGCACTCGCAGGTCATTGCGATGAAATTCAAGTAACAATCGAACCGGACAACTGGATCCGTGTAGAAGATAACGGACGCGGTATTCCAGTTGGCATGCAAGAGAAAATGGGCCGGCCGGCTGTAGAAGTCATCATGACGGTTCTGCACGCAGGCGGTAAATTCGGCGGCGGCGGATATAAAGTATCCGGCGGACTTCACGGCGTAGGGGCTTCGGTTGTTAACGCTTTATCCGAAGTAACGGAAGTATACGTCAACCGGGACGGCAAGCGCCATTATATTAAATTTGAACGCGGAGCGGTTACAGAAGAACTTCATGTAATTGGTGACGCTGAAAATACAGGTACAACGATCCGTTTCAAAGCGGATGGCGAAATCTTTCAAGAAACAACCGTTTATGAATTTGATCTTCTAGATCATCGCTTACGGGAGCTTGCGTATTTGAACCGCGGCTTAAAAATCATTGCAAGAGACGCACGCGAAGGCGAAGAAAAAGAAAAAACCTATCATTATGAAGGCGGAATCAAATCTTACGTTGAGCATTTGAATAAATCCAAAGATCCTCTTCACGAAGAGGCAATTTTTGTTGAGGCTGAAAAAGAAGGAATTACCGTAGAAGTTGCTATGCAATATAACGCAGGATATGCGGCCAATATCTTTTCTTTCGCCAATAATATAAACACTCATGAAGGCGGAACGCATGAATCCGGCTTTAAAACAGCATTAACACGCGTTGTGAATGATTATGCCCGCAAAAATGGCATGTTAAAAGAGCAAGATGCCAATTTGACGGGTGATGACGTACGTGAAGGTTTAACTGCTATTATTTCAGTAAAACATCCTGATCCTCAGTTTGAAGGCCAAACTAAAACAAAATTGGGGAATACGGAAGTCAGCACGATTGTCAACAATCTCTTCTCAGGCGGTTTTGAGCGGTTCCTTCTAGAGAACCCATCTGTTTCACGCAAAATTATCGAAAAAGGCATCATGGCTTCGCACGCTCGTATGGCTGCGAAAAAGGCCCGTGAATTTACACGCCGGAAATCCGTGCTTGAAGTTTCCAGTCTGCCTGGTAAATTAGCTGACTGTTCATCACGTGATCCGAAAATCAGTGAAATTTATATTGTTGAGGGTGATTCCGCAGGTGGATCGGCTAAGTCTGGCCGTGATCGCCATTTCCAAGCGATTCTGCCGTTGCGCGGTAAAATCTTGAACGTGGAAAAAGCCCGTCTGGATAAAATCCTTACCAATGCTGAAATTCGAAATATCATTACAGCACTTGGCACAGGAATCGGCGAAGAATTTAATTTGGACAAAGCCCGTTACCATAAAGTGGTCATTATGACAGATGCGGATGTCGACGGTGCCCATATCCGCACATTGCTTTTGACGTTCTTCTTCCGCTATATGCGGCCATTGATCGAAGCGGGTTATATTTATATCGCTCAGCCGCCATTGTTCCAGATCAAACAAGGGAAACACGTGGAATATGTTTATACCGACGCTCAATTGAAAGAAGCTCTATCTAAGCTCTCAAATATCCCTAAACCAAACATCCAGCGCTATAAAGGGCTTGGTGAGATGAACGCTACTCAATTATGGGATACAACAATGGATCCGGATGTCCGGACATTGCTGCAAGTGACGCTTGAAGATGCTATGACAGCCGACGAAACATTCCATATGCTAATGGGCGATGATGTAGAACCTCGCCGTAACTTTATTGAAGAAAATGCACGTTATGTTAAAAACTTAGATGTGTAA
- the gyrA gene encoding DNA gyrase subunit A, translating into MAERPSSGIEEINISTEMRTSFLDYAMSVIVSRALPDVRDGLKPVHRRILYAMHDLGITSDKAYKKSARIVGDVIGKYHPHGDSAVYETMVRMAQDFSYRYMLVDGHGNFGSVDGDAAAAMRYTESRMSKIAMELLRDLNKNTIDYKDNYDGQEKEPIVLPSRYPNLLVNGTSGIAVGMATNIPPHHLGETIDAVLALAENPAITTEELMEHIPGPDFPTGGIILGRSGIRRAYETGKGSIMVRSVVEIETKPNGKEVILIHELPFQVNKARLIEKIAELVRDKKIDGITDLRDESDRNGMRVVIEVRRDASANVLLNNLYKQTAMQTSFGINMLALVDGHPKVLGLKEVLFHYLEHQKVVIRRRTQFDLTKAEDRAHILEGLRIALDHIDAIIALIRRSQTTEQARNGLMSDFNLTERQSQAILDMRLQRLTGLERDKIEEEYQGLVKLIDELREILANEHRIIEIIREELTEVKERFSDERRTEITTGGTEMFEDEDLIPREASVLTLTHNGYAKRMPANTFRSQNRGGRGVQGMGTNEDDFVEHLLYTSTHDTILFFTNKGKVYRKKGYHIPEYGRTAKGLPLVNLLEVGKDEKVTAVIRVEEFKEDAFFFFTTREGVSKRTPLASYANIRQNGLIAIGLREEDELISVKLTDGTKEMVIGTRDGALIRFPETDIREMGRTASGVRGIRLREGDQVVGMEILDPGDNVLVITEKGYGKQTKESEYRVQTRGGMGIKTCQITEKNGPLVAVRTVSGTEDIMLITVNGILIRMDVNDISTTGRSTQGVRLIKLGEDEIVATVAKVKKDLDIPEEIEEVDEDIEDALIEESAEADVYIEDEIIPDETFDNVEEDPEEDES; encoded by the coding sequence ATGGCGGAACGGCCAAGCAGCGGAATAGAAGAAATAAATATCAGCACAGAGATGCGTACGTCGTTTTTGGATTATGCCATGAGCGTAATCGTATCCCGTGCCTTGCCGGATGTCCGTGACGGATTAAAACCTGTTCACCGGCGCATCCTTTACGCAATGCACGATTTAGGGATCACATCGGATAAAGCCTATAAAAAATCTGCCCGTATTGTTGGGGATGTAATTGGTAAATACCATCCTCACGGCGACAGTGCCGTATATGAAACAATGGTACGGATGGCGCAGGATTTCAGTTACCGCTATATGCTGGTAGACGGCCACGGGAATTTCGGTTCAGTGGACGGGGATGCAGCAGCTGCAATGCGTTATACGGAATCCAGAATGTCCAAAATCGCCATGGAATTGTTGCGCGATTTGAATAAAAATACAATTGATTACAAAGATAACTATGACGGCCAGGAAAAAGAGCCGATTGTTTTGCCAAGTCGTTACCCGAACTTATTGGTAAACGGTACTTCTGGAATTGCGGTTGGTATGGCAACAAACATCCCTCCGCATCATTTAGGGGAAACGATTGATGCTGTCCTAGCGTTAGCAGAAAATCCGGCAATCACTACCGAGGAATTAATGGAGCATATTCCAGGCCCTGATTTTCCGACAGGCGGGATTATTCTAGGACGGAGCGGTATTCGTCGCGCTTATGAAACGGGCAAAGGGTCAATCATGGTTCGTTCGGTCGTTGAAATTGAAACAAAACCAAACGGCAAAGAAGTAATTTTAATTCATGAACTTCCTTTCCAAGTAAACAAAGCACGGTTGATTGAAAAAATTGCAGAACTTGTACGCGACAAAAAAATAGACGGCATTACAGATTTGCGGGATGAATCAGACCGCAACGGTATGCGTGTAGTAATTGAAGTGCGGAGAGACGCAAGCGCGAACGTGCTTTTAAACAATTTATACAAACAAACGGCGATGCAAACAAGTTTCGGTATCAACATGTTGGCGTTAGTTGACGGGCATCCTAAAGTTTTGGGCTTGAAAGAAGTCTTGTTCCATTACTTAGAACACCAAAAAGTAGTAATCCGCCGTCGTACCCAATTCGATTTGACAAAAGCGGAAGACCGCGCACATATTCTAGAAGGCTTGCGGATTGCTCTTGACCATATCGATGCTATTATTGCCTTGATCCGCCGTTCTCAAACTACGGAACAAGCACGCAATGGCTTGATGAGTGATTTTAATTTAACGGAACGCCAGTCTCAAGCTATCTTAGACATGCGCCTTCAACGCTTAACTGGCCTTGAGCGCGATAAGATAGAAGAAGAATACCAAGGCTTGGTGAAACTGATCGATGAACTTCGCGAAATTTTAGCGAACGAACATCGCATCATTGAAATTATTCGCGAAGAACTAACAGAAGTGAAAGAACGGTTCAGCGACGAGCGCAGAACTGAAATCACTACTGGCGGAACAGAAATGTTTGAGGATGAAGATTTGATTCCAAGAGAAGCTTCTGTTTTAACGTTGACTCACAATGGCTACGCTAAACGGATGCCAGCAAATACATTCCGCAGCCAAAACCGTGGAGGTCGTGGCGTGCAAGGTATGGGCACAAATGAAGACGATTTCGTTGAACACTTACTTTACACGTCTACCCACGATACGATTTTGTTCTTTACGAACAAAGGGAAAGTTTATCGCAAAAAAGGCTACCATATTCCTGAATACGGCCGGACTGCGAAAGGATTGCCTTTGGTCAACCTACTTGAAGTAGGAAAAGACGAGAAAGTGACTGCTGTAATCCGCGTAGAAGAGTTTAAGGAAGATGCGTTCTTCTTCTTTACCACACGGGAAGGCGTCAGCAAACGTACGCCGCTTGCAAGCTATGCGAATATCCGACAAAACGGTTTGATCGCCATTGGCTTGCGGGAAGAAGATGAATTGATTTCTGTTAAACTGACAGATGGCACGAAAGAAATGGTTATCGGTACAAGAGACGGGGCATTGATCCGTTTCCCTGAAACCGATATCCGGGAAATGGGCCGAACAGCAAGTGGAGTTCGGGGCATTCGTTTGCGTGAAGGCGATCAAGTCGTCGGCATGGAAATTTTAGATCCTGGAGACAATGTTCTTGTAATCACCGAAAAAGGTTACGGGAAGCAGACGAAGGAATCGGAGTACCGCGTTCAGACTAGAGGCGGCATGGGTATCAAAACTTGCCAAATTACAGAGAAGAACGGCCCGCTTGTTGCTGTAAGAACTGTCAGTGGTACCGAAGATATTATGCTAATTACCGTGAATGGCATTTTAATTCGTATGGACGTAAATGATATCTCGACTACCGGCAGAAGCACGCAAGGTGTTCGCTTGATCAAGTTAGGCGAAGATGAAATCGTTGCGACGGTTGCAAAAGTGAAAAAAGATCTCGACATTCCAGAAGAGATTGAGGAAGTTGATGAAGACATTGAAGATGCGTTGATAGAAGAAAGCGCTGAAGCAGATGTTTATATAGAAGATGAAATCATTCCTGATGAAACTTTTGACAACGTAGAAGAAGATCCTGAAGAGGATGAATCATAA
- a CDS encoding glutathione peroxidase, protein MGSIYDYKVKKANGEIESLEKFKGQPLIIVNTASKCGFTPQFAELQDLYETYKDQGFQILGFPSAQFNNQEFDDMEETMEFCQLNYGVSFPMFATVDVKGKTADPLFKYLTSTQKGLLTEGIKWNFTKFLVDRNGNVIKRYAPQTSPKKMEEDLKNLI, encoded by the coding sequence ATGGGATCTATATATGATTACAAAGTTAAGAAAGCAAATGGTGAAATTGAATCTTTGGAGAAATTTAAAGGTCAACCGTTGATTATTGTTAATACCGCAAGCAAATGCGGATTTACTCCACAGTTTGCTGAACTTCAAGATTTATATGAAACCTATAAAGACCAGGGATTTCAAATTTTAGGCTTTCCAAGCGCCCAATTCAACAATCAGGAATTTGATGACATGGAAGAAACAATGGAATTTTGCCAATTAAATTACGGTGTTAGTTTCCCGATGTTTGCAACAGTTGATGTAAAGGGAAAGACGGCAGATCCTTTGTTTAAGTATTTAACTTCTACTCAAAAAGGATTGCTCACAGAAGGAATCAAATGGAATTTCACAAAATTTCTTGTAGACCGTAATGGCAATGTGATAAAGCGCTACGCTCCTCAAACGTCGCCTAAGAAAATGGAAGAAGATCTTAAAAATTTAATTTAA
- the guaB gene encoding IMP dehydrogenase has protein sequence MWESKFVKEGLTFDDVLLVPAQSEVLPKDVDLSVELTSTLKLNIPIISAGMDTVTESKMAIAMARQGGLGIIHKNMSIEEQAEQVTTVKRSENGVITDPFFLTPTHQVFDAEHLMGKYRISGVPIVNNEEEQKLVGIITNRDLRFIQDYSLLIDEVMTKEQLVTAEVGTTLEEAEKILQQYKIEKLPLVDNNGILKGLITIKDIEKVIEFPFAAKDAHGRLLVGAAVGVTTDTMRRVDQLVKAQVDAIVLDTAHGHSKGVLDMVQQIRATYPDLAIIAGNVATAEGTKALIDAGADVVKVGIGPGSICTTRVIAGVGVPQITAVYDCATEARKYGKAIIADGGIKYSGDIIKALAAGGHASMLGSLLAGTTESPGETEIYQGRQFKTYRGMGSIAAMEKGSKDRYFQDEAKKLVPEGIEGRMPYKGPLADTIHQLLGGIRAGMGYCGTKDLKTLREEAQFIRMTGAGLRESHPHDVQITKESPNYSIS, from the coding sequence ATGTGGGAATCTAAATTTGTAAAAGAAGGTTTAACATTTGATGATGTATTGCTTGTACCGGCGCAGTCAGAAGTATTGCCTAAAGATGTAGATTTGTCAGTGGAGTTGACTTCAACTTTAAAGCTAAACATTCCTATTATCAGTGCAGGAATGGATACTGTAACGGAATCAAAAATGGCGATTGCCATGGCCCGTCAAGGCGGTCTTGGAATCATCCATAAAAATATGAGCATTGAAGAACAAGCAGAGCAAGTAACAACAGTTAAGCGTTCGGAAAATGGCGTTATCACAGATCCTTTTTTCCTTACTCCTACACATCAGGTTTTTGATGCGGAGCATTTGATGGGGAAATACCGTATCTCGGGAGTTCCAATTGTTAATAATGAAGAAGAACAGAAATTGGTTGGTATTATTACTAACCGGGATTTGCGCTTTATTCAAGATTATTCATTGCTGATTGATGAAGTAATGACGAAGGAACAGTTAGTAACAGCTGAAGTCGGCACTACACTTGAAGAAGCAGAGAAAATACTGCAGCAGTATAAAATCGAGAAGTTGCCGCTCGTGGACAATAACGGCATATTAAAAGGTCTTATTACCATCAAAGATATTGAAAAAGTTATCGAATTCCCATTTGCTGCAAAAGACGCCCATGGCCGTTTATTGGTTGGAGCTGCAGTCGGTGTCACTACAGATACTATGAGACGAGTAGATCAATTAGTAAAAGCTCAAGTAGATGCAATTGTTTTGGATACAGCTCATGGTCATTCAAAAGGTGTTCTTGATATGGTTCAGCAAATACGGGCAACTTACCCGGACTTGGCCATTATTGCTGGAAACGTGGCAACTGCTGAAGGCACAAAAGCATTGATTGATGCTGGAGCTGACGTTGTTAAAGTCGGTATTGGGCCAGGATCAATTTGTACGACTCGCGTTATAGCAGGTGTTGGCGTTCCTCAGATTACAGCTGTTTACGACTGCGCAACAGAAGCACGTAAATATGGAAAAGCAATCATCGCTGACGGCGGAATCAAGTATTCCGGTGATATCATTAAAGCATTAGCAGCTGGTGGACACGCATCTATGTTGGGAAGTTTGCTTGCTGGTACGACTGAAAGCCCAGGGGAAACTGAAATTTACCAAGGGCGTCAATTTAAAACATATCGCGGAATGGGATCTATTGCTGCTATGGAAAAAGGCTCAAAAGACCGCTATTTCCAAGATGAAGCGAAAAAGTTAGTACCAGAAGGCATTGAAGGACGTATGCCATATAAAGGACCGCTTGCAGATACAATCCATCAATTGCTTGGAGGCATTCGCGCCGGCATGGGGTATTGCGGAACAAAAGATTTAAAAACATTGCGTGAAGAAGCTCAATTTATCCGTATGACTGGAGCAGGTCTGCGTGAAAGCCATCCGCATGATGTACAAATTACAAAAGAATCACCAAACTATTCAATTTCATAA
- a CDS encoding D-alanyl-D-alanine carboxypeptidase family protein: MEVFEKVKKVLNMTTLLTIMAVLLLTLFSPQQAKADDSLNIMVDAAILVDADTGKILYEKNASAPLGIASMSKMMTEYLLFEAIEEGRITWDQKYTVTDYTHKVSQDMRLSNVPLRVGEAYSIKELYEAMAIYSANAATIGIAETIAGTESEFVKLMNEKAKEMGLVDAKFVNSTGLNNADLMGMHPQGTGGKDENVMPARSVAKLAKELLDKYPEVLETTKIPVKIFREGTDDATRMDNWNYMLPGLAYPYEGVDGLKTGTTDFAGHSFTGTAKRGDTRLIAVVMKAVDSEGVGSYKARFDATRALFDFGFNQFTTEEIVPAGYQFKGKETLPITKGKEDSVDITVQEPISMMIRTSDKDAYKPELVLDESLLTDGELEAAVKKDQVVGTVKLVKEDGKDYGYLNDKASEVKVVTADKVERANWFSLSLQAVGSFFGSMWNGATDFVKGLI, from the coding sequence ATGGAGGTATTTGAAAAAGTGAAGAAAGTTTTGAACATGACAACGTTGCTTACTATTATGGCAGTATTATTATTGACCCTTTTCAGCCCGCAGCAAGCGAAAGCGGACGATTCTTTAAATATAATGGTAGACGCTGCTATTTTGGTGGATGCTGATACTGGAAAAATACTATATGAAAAAAATGCAAGTGCTCCACTAGGGATCGCTAGTATGTCGAAAATGATGACTGAGTATTTATTATTCGAAGCAATTGAAGAAGGTCGCATCACATGGGACCAGAAGTATACCGTAACGGATTATACTCACAAAGTATCACAAGATATGCGCCTTAGTAATGTTCCGCTTCGCGTAGGTGAAGCTTATAGCATTAAAGAGCTGTATGAAGCAATGGCGATTTACTCAGCTAACGCCGCAACTATTGGAATTGCGGAAACCATTGCTGGTACAGAAAGTGAATTTGTAAAATTAATGAATGAAAAAGCAAAAGAAATGGGCCTTGTTGATGCGAAATTCGTCAACTCCACAGGACTGAACAATGCTGATTTGATGGGCATGCATCCACAAGGAACAGGCGGAAAAGATGAAAACGTCATGCCTGCGCGCTCTGTAGCAAAATTAGCAAAAGAACTTTTAGATAAATATCCGGAAGTATTGGAAACAACCAAAATTCCGGTGAAAATCTTCCGTGAAGGAACAGATGATGCAACACGCATGGATAACTGGAATTACATGCTTCCTGGGTTGGCCTATCCGTACGAAGGCGTTGATGGTTTGAAAACAGGAACAACGGATTTTGCGGGACACAGTTTTACAGGTACGGCTAAACGTGGAGATACTCGTTTGATCGCAGTTGTTATGAAAGCTGTAGACAGTGAAGGCGTTGGATCTTATAAAGCTCGATTTGATGCAACCCGTGCACTTTTCGATTTTGGTTTTAACCAATTTACAACAGAAGAAATTGTACCGGCCGGTTATCAGTTTAAAGGCAAAGAAACTCTGCCGATTACTAAAGGTAAAGAAGATAGCGTAGATATTACAGTACAAGAGCCGATTTCAATGATGATTCGCACAAGTGACAAAGATGCGTACAAACCAGAATTGGTGTTGGATGAATCTCTTTTAACGGACGGAGAATTAGAAGCAGCCGTTAAAAAAGATCAAGTCGTCGGAACCGTAAAACTGGTTAAAGAAGATGGCAAAGATTATGGTTATTTAAACGATAAGGCAAGTGAAGTTAAAGTAGTTACTGCTGATAAAGTAGAACGCGCAAACTGGTTCTCATTATCTTTACAAGCAGTTGGCAGTTTCTTTGGTTCCATGTGGAACGGAGCAACTGATTTTGTAAAAGGATTGATTTAA